From the genome of Proteus vulgaris, one region includes:
- the yejM gene encoding LPS biosynthesis-modulating metalloenzyme YejM, which produces MVTRPQSYREKVSQMISWGHWFALFNIILSLLLGSRYLFISDWPATFAGRFYAIVSWMGHFSFIVFAIYILVLFPLTFVVVSQRLLRVISCALASAGLTILIFDMAVYQQFQLHLTQLVWDLVINPDEGEMAREWQLIFIGIPIIFLIEMLFATWSWQKLRSLNRQRWGKPLAGVFITCFVLSHSMSIWADANFYRPITMQRANLPLSYPMTARKFLERHGFINQSEYEQRVISEGNPAAQGITYPLAPLIYSKETYSYNLLVIVVDGLGNEEVPELPSLQEFAQNNLNFTHHYSSGIDNDTALFGLFYGISPSYLDSVLSSRKNSALFDALSYRNYQLAMFSTNGFQTPLFKQAVLSDFSIPTSRSGNNDATIDSWRNWLIKDNQTTPWFSFLQIDGHTNKTSQRMTLNQQLERVFNTLQETKVLDNTVVIVTSSYHQDSDKKQNNQWLSDKTTFNLSQSQVPLMVHWPNMKPQSIDKMTSHQDIMTTLMQHVLRVISPADNYSQGEDLFASTRNHPWIFTGDDETFVVFLQDNTLLIDKHGRYALFDKSGKEISSAKPDLKLLLQVLAEQKRFIER; this is translated from the coding sequence ATGGTAACGAGACCTCAGTCCTATCGTGAAAAAGTATCCCAAATGATCAGTTGGGGTCACTGGTTTGCGCTATTTAATATTATTCTAAGCTTATTGCTCGGAAGCCGTTACCTGTTTATTTCAGATTGGCCTGCAACTTTCGCGGGTCGTTTTTACGCAATTGTAAGTTGGATGGGACACTTTAGTTTTATTGTTTTTGCTATCTATATTCTTGTCCTTTTTCCACTTACCTTTGTAGTCGTATCTCAACGGCTACTTAGAGTGATCTCTTGTGCTCTCGCCAGTGCTGGACTCACAATCCTTATCTTTGATATGGCTGTTTACCAACAATTTCAGCTTCATCTGACTCAACTTGTTTGGGATCTAGTCATTAATCCAGATGAAGGTGAAATGGCTCGTGAATGGCAACTTATTTTTATTGGCATTCCTATTATCTTTCTTATTGAGATGCTTTTTGCAACATGGAGTTGGCAAAAATTACGCAGTTTAAACCGTCAGCGATGGGGTAAACCATTAGCTGGTGTTTTTATTACTTGTTTTGTCTTATCTCACTCTATGTCAATTTGGGCTGATGCTAATTTTTATCGCCCGATTACAATGCAACGCGCCAATTTGCCATTATCCTACCCGATGACTGCACGTAAGTTCCTTGAGCGCCATGGTTTTATTAATCAATCAGAATATGAACAACGAGTGATCAGTGAAGGTAACCCAGCCGCACAAGGTATTACCTACCCTCTTGCACCATTGATTTACTCAAAAGAAACGTATTCTTATAATCTATTAGTTATCGTTGTTGATGGTTTAGGTAATGAGGAAGTTCCTGAATTACCAAGCTTGCAAGAGTTTGCACAAAATAATCTCAATTTTACCCATCATTATTCATCAGGTATTGATAACGATACGGCATTGTTTGGTTTATTTTATGGTATCTCACCTTCTTATTTAGATAGTGTATTGAGTAGCAGAAAAAACTCCGCACTATTTGATGCTTTAAGTTATCGAAACTATCAATTAGCAATGTTCTCAACAAATGGTTTTCAGACACCATTGTTTAAACAAGCTGTGCTATCAGATTTTTCTATTCCAACATCACGCAGTGGTAATAACGATGCCACCATTGATAGCTGGCGCAATTGGCTAATAAAAGACAACCAAACAACACCTTGGTTCTCTTTCTTGCAAATTGATGGTCACACCAATAAAACGTCTCAACGTATGACATTAAATCAACAATTAGAGCGCGTTTTTAATACATTGCAAGAAACCAAAGTACTCGATAATACCGTTGTAATTGTCACTTCTAGCTATCATCAAGACAGTGATAAAAAACAAAACAACCAATGGCTTTCTGATAAAACCACCTTTAACTTAAGCCAATCACAAGTGCCTCTAATGGTACACTGGCCAAACATGAAACCACAGTCGATTGATAAAATGACTAGCCATCAAGATATCATGACAACCTTAATGCAACATGTTTTACGTGTGATTAGCCCTGCGGATAACTATTCACAAGGTGAGGATTTATTTGCAAGCACTCGTAATCATCCATGGATTTTCACCGGTGATGACGAAACATTTGTGGTCTTTTTACAAGATAATACGTTGTTGATAGATAAACATGGCCGATATGCTTTATTTGATAAATCAGGAAAAGAAATTAGCTCTGCAAAACCTGACTTAAAATTATTATTACAAGTTCTTGCCGAACAAAAACGCTTTATCGAACGCTAG
- a CDS encoding acyltransferase family protein yields the protein MDFRKDINALRSIAVLSVIIFHFNNDYLPGGFAGVDVFFVISGYLMTRIILSGITKKNFSLKRFYLARAKRIIPALIITCFITMLIGWLFIKPSDFYEMGRDIVSSIFFLSNFLYLSRSGYFDDSSVNNFLLHTWSLSVEWQFYIIYPLLLLAISRIGGIKVAKYSIVIMFIFSLSASIYGTYNYAEASYYMFPTRAWAMLAGGLAYIMISMKMLNKTLSVVGIILIITSFFIINKETPWPGVMSIIPVTGAFLCIYANSAFSVYNLKPLQFIGSISYEIYLVHWPILVFTHKLNIDINFIWFALITLIISFALNKSQDLLKSSKMLPIAFTVCLIPCLMIISNNGYSSRVPEQYNLTKEEFHKKYYGGANYLSNKVFYINSDRNNFKYIITGDSFGLQYAKSFDEHKVEAAALFDHGCLIFPKYSRYLNNKEDISCSNEYDKLKILMDRVPSAPLIFASSWDTYNGILIQKGETTPVEKNKDKYYSIVLDEILSVIKAGGNQRMYYIIGRPQRAKIDGFSCLTGESLLGYKLISNCKEAQEKQNIEINQFLQEKLASYENVRFIDPNNALCDSNKCKVIYKREPIYTDGSHLSIYGAELVTEYIIKNF from the coding sequence ATGGATTTTAGAAAAGATATAAACGCTTTGCGTTCTATTGCGGTGCTCTCCGTAATAATTTTTCACTTTAATAACGACTATCTTCCGGGTGGTTTTGCTGGTGTTGATGTTTTTTTTGTCATTTCAGGATATTTAATGACAAGGATCATCTTGTCTGGTATCACTAAGAAAAACTTTAGTTTAAAGCGATTTTATTTGGCTCGTGCAAAGAGAATAATTCCAGCACTAATAATTACATGCTTTATTACTATGTTAATCGGTTGGCTTTTCATAAAGCCTTCAGACTTTTACGAAATGGGCAGAGATATTGTAAGTAGTATATTTTTTCTTTCTAATTTTCTTTATTTATCTAGATCTGGTTATTTTGATGATTCCTCTGTTAATAATTTTCTTTTACATACTTGGTCTCTTTCTGTTGAATGGCAATTCTATATTATCTATCCATTACTATTACTTGCGATATCAAGAATAGGTGGAATAAAAGTAGCCAAGTATTCCATTGTAATTATGTTTATTTTTTCTCTCTCTGCATCCATATATGGAACCTATAACTATGCAGAGGCTAGCTATTACATGTTCCCCACAAGAGCATGGGCTATGCTTGCGGGTGGATTAGCATATATTATGATATCAATGAAAATGCTAAACAAAACGTTGAGCGTTGTTGGTATCATTCTTATAATCACAAGCTTTTTCATTATAAATAAAGAAACACCATGGCCAGGTGTGATGTCAATAATTCCCGTCACTGGAGCATTCTTGTGTATTTATGCAAATTCAGCTTTTAGTGTGTATAACTTAAAACCGTTACAATTTATCGGTTCTATATCATACGAAATTTATCTTGTTCATTGGCCTATTCTAGTTTTTACTCATAAACTTAATATTGATATTAACTTTATATGGTTCGCTTTAATAACCTTAATTATCTCCTTTGCTTTAAATAAATCACAAGACCTTTTAAAATCCAGTAAAATGCTCCCGATAGCCTTTACAGTGTGCCTTATTCCTTGTCTCATGATTATTTCGAACAATGGTTACTCTAGTAGAGTACCTGAACAGTACAATCTTACAAAAGAAGAATTTCATAAAAAGTACTATGGTGGAGCTAACTACCTTTCTAACAAGGTATTTTATATAAATTCTGATAGAAATAATTTTAAATATATAATCACTGGAGATAGTTTTGGATTGCAGTATGCAAAATCATTTGATGAACACAAAGTTGAAGCAGCTGCTCTTTTCGATCATGGATGTCTTATATTTCCAAAATACTCCAGATATCTAAACAATAAAGAGGATATATCATGCTCCAATGAATATGATAAATTGAAAATACTGATGGATAGAGTGCCATCGGCACCCCTTATTTTCGCTAGTTCTTGGGATACCTATAACGGTATTCTTATTCAAAAAGGTGAAACAACACCTGTCGAAAAAAATAAAGACAAATATTACTCCATTGTGTTAGATGAAATTTTGTCAGTTATCAAAGCTGGTGGTAATCAACGTATGTACTACATAATAGGAAGACCACAACGAGCAAAAATAGATGGATTCAGTTGTCTCACAGGCGAAAGCCTACTTGGGTACAAATTGATATCTAACTGTAAAGAAGCTCAAGAAAAACAAAATATCGAGATAAATCAATTTTTACAAGAAAAATTAGCCTCTTATGAAAATGTTAGATTTATAGATCCAAACAACGCTCTTTGTGATAGTAATAAATGTAAAGTAATTTATAAAAGAGAACCGATTTATACAGACGGATCCCACCTTTCAATTTATGGTGCTGAATTAGTAACTGAATATATAATCAAAAATTTTTAG
- a CDS encoding DEAD/DEAH box helicase: MAFTLRPYQLDAVNATISYFRQHDTPAVIVLPTGAGKSLVIAELAKRARGRVLVLAHVKELVEQNHNKYEAYGLSADIYAAGLQQKESSGKVVFGSVQSVARNLSQFNDTFSLLIIDECHRISLSKDSQYQQVIKQLQSINPKLRILGLTATPYRLPTGWIYQYHYHGMIRGDEECFFRDCIYELPLRYMISNHFLVPPTRLDMPILQYDFSQVRTSQNGIFNEEDLNREIKRQKRITPHIVSQIIEYAENCRGVMIFAATVEHAKEILSLLPQDEAALVSADTPSHERDTLIFRFKQQQLRYMVNVAVLTTGFDAPHVDLIAILRPTESVSLYQQIVGRGLRLFAGKTECLILDYAGNPHDLYLPEVGTKKPNPNSKPVQVFCPICQFANTFWGIVDADGDIIEHYGRRCQGWELNEHGQKQQCEFRFRFKLCPHCNEENDIAARRCVHCNEILVDPDDMLKAALKLKGALVLRCGGMQFQSGNDAKGEWLDINYYDEEGTSVSERFRLTTPAQRKVFELKFLREHQRAPGVPFIWHNANDIIKQFDLLRHPDFIVAHKGKKEHFWKIRNKIFDYTGRYRKADTLY, translated from the coding sequence ATGGCATTTACACTCAGACCTTATCAACTTGACGCTGTTAACGCGACAATCTCTTATTTTCGTCAACACGATACACCCGCGGTGATAGTCTTACCCACCGGTGCAGGAAAAAGTTTAGTTATCGCAGAACTTGCTAAAAGAGCGCGAGGACGTGTCTTAGTCTTGGCACACGTAAAAGAATTAGTTGAACAGAACCATAACAAATATGAAGCTTATGGTCTATCCGCAGATATTTATGCCGCAGGCTTACAACAAAAAGAAAGTAGCGGAAAAGTTGTTTTTGGTAGCGTGCAATCTGTTGCGCGTAATTTATCACAATTTAATGATACGTTTTCGCTTCTTATAATCGATGAATGCCATCGTATTAGTTTGTCTAAAGATAGCCAATATCAACAAGTTATTAAACAATTACAATCCATTAATCCCAAATTACGGATCTTGGGATTAACTGCAACACCTTATCGTTTACCTACGGGTTGGATTTATCAATATCATTATCACGGAATGATTAGAGGTGATGAAGAGTGTTTTTTCCGTGATTGTATTTATGAATTGCCTTTACGTTATATGATAAGCAATCATTTTCTAGTACCCCCAACTCGATTAGATATGCCTATTTTGCAATATGACTTTAGCCAAGTCCGAACAAGTCAAAATGGAATATTTAATGAAGAAGATCTTAATCGTGAAATAAAAAGACAAAAACGTATTACTCCCCATATTGTTTCACAGATTATTGAATATGCAGAAAACTGCCGTGGTGTCATGATATTTGCAGCCACCGTTGAACATGCAAAAGAAATTCTTTCTCTTTTGCCTCAAGATGAAGCGGCATTAGTAAGCGCGGATACGCCTTCTCATGAACGAGATACGCTGATTTTTCGTTTTAAACAGCAACAGTTACGTTATATGGTCAATGTTGCGGTACTAACAACAGGCTTTGATGCACCGCATGTTGATTTAATCGCCATTTTACGCCCAACAGAATCAGTCAGCTTATATCAACAAATTGTAGGACGTGGGTTAAGATTATTTGCAGGAAAAACCGAATGTCTGATTTTAGATTATGCGGGTAATCCTCATGATCTTTATCTTCCTGAGGTTGGCACTAAAAAACCCAACCCTAATAGCAAACCCGTGCAAGTATTCTGCCCTATTTGCCAATTTGCTAATACTTTTTGGGGAATAGTCGATGCTGATGGCGATATTATTGAACATTATGGTCGGCGTTGCCAAGGCTGGGAACTCAATGAACATGGACAAAAACAGCAGTGTGAATTCCGCTTCCGCTTTAAATTATGCCCTCATTGTAATGAAGAAAATGATATTGCAGCACGTCGTTGTGTTCACTGTAATGAAATATTAGTTGATCCTGATGATATGCTTAAAGCCGCATTAAAGCTAAAAGGAGCACTTGTTTTGCGCTGTGGTGGCATGCAATTTCAATCTGGAAATGATGCTAAAGGAGAATGGTTAGATATCAATTATTACGATGAAGAAGGCACTTCAGTATCAGAGCGTTTTCGCTTAACCACCCCTGCTCAACGTAAAGTATTTGAGTTGAAGTTTCTACGTGAACACCAGCGAGCGCCCGGCGTTCCTTTTATTTGGCATAATGCTAACGATATTATTAAGCAGTTCGATTTATTACGTCATCCTGATTTTATTGTCGCTCATAAAGGTAAAAAAGAGCATTTTTGGAAGATAAGAAATAAGATTTTTGACTATACAGGACGCTATCGAAAAGCAGATACCTTGTATTAA
- the rplY gene encoding 50S ribosomal protein L25, with the protein MLTINATVRKEQGKGASRRLRVANRFPAIVYGGNEEPIAIDLDHNEVINQEHKSEFYSDFVNLVIDGKETKVKVKAVQRHEYKPKITHIDFLRA; encoded by the coding sequence ATGTTAACTATTAATGCAACTGTACGTAAAGAGCAGGGTAAGGGTGCGAGCCGCCGCCTGCGTGTGGCTAACCGTTTTCCTGCTATCGTTTATGGCGGAAATGAAGAGCCAATCGCTATCGATTTAGATCACAACGAAGTAATCAACCAAGAACACAAATCTGAATTCTATTCTGATTTCGTTAACCTGGTAATCGATGGTAAAGAAACTAAAGTTAAAGTTAAAGCAGTGCAACGTCACGAGTATAAGCCAAAAATTACTCATATTGACTTCCTGCGCGCTTAA
- a CDS encoding YejL family protein, producing the protein MPQKSRYSDEQVEQLLAELVSVLEKHHTPTDLSLMVLGNMVTNLVNTSIAPAQRMLIADSFVHALRASIDEGNIH; encoded by the coding sequence ATGCCACAAAAATCCCGTTATAGTGATGAACAAGTTGAGCAGTTATTAGCAGAACTTGTCAGCGTTCTTGAAAAACATCATACTCCTACAGATCTTTCTTTGATGGTGTTGGGGAACATGGTGACAAACTTAGTTAATACAAGTATTGCCCCTGCTCAACGGATGCTGATTGCTGATTCTTTTGTTCACGCATTGCGTGCTTCAATTGATGAAGGCAATATTCACTAA
- a CDS encoding phage tail tip protein J-related protein — protein MGGNGGLITKVVGAGLMIAGLFNGGITAPLGIALMSAGIAVQVAGSLIFKPKIPSMDYRDTSERKQMLRSPSASETVIVGKTVASGLLFFAEEEPGEQEENEKITLALALSGHPIDRVGKIWFGDDLIETFGDKASWELHNDRKDADPFMLKNCPSWKEDMIGRGMAWLRVTLTFDQEKFPYGLPNVKCEIWGKKLFDPRTGKTEWSNNGALVILDYYRDYLKVPDSDIDFDSFKQSADLCDESVSNAENGSERRYTLNGAYDLNESPSSVLEAMHKCINAEPTFTAGKHGIQVGAYYGPALKTITESQLIDTVTCTPETGLKDATNAVYGTFIDAEQLYTKTDFTPVIVNEWIEEDGLEIRENVDYRFVTSPYQAQRLARQYLRKKKAGRRVQLTMNLDGYAYRPGEVVLLDLPSLNISGLEFRIAEWTFHALEGVSLTLEEDGAYLYEDVIGKPFVRPPFTKLPTGGVPAPINLAFVPLAVTDIVQGYISWQNVASDIRYNTVNILQNGKVIQSIQVPGERVDINGLTRGTYRVEVRALNVAGAMSAPAISDFAIQAPPAPIGVEITSGMFSLTASPMQGDSAVFGYTFEFWFSEKKLVNLSENEVITKTNKVGQGNFWTQENLKAGHTYYFYVRTINSYGKSPFVEASGVPVSLPSDIFDDLDNTVRETDAFKELDKKLNWNSESVLILSNTSHRNFRQLLVKHAESQAGINELWQVRATDNESWAQTVTQLYSSINDAENTFNSEIKEVKTSISKLDQAFGQTTTEIRTEITTTNSATNQRIDSTNNNLAGTNKNLGITNQNLDKTNQNLDKTNRSLQLTDEEVVRVAADVVTNKEAISKTNQAMAKSEEQVQAQFGKQQGMINQKMQAEFSQTGDGVVTHSINITIVHDKVKYNAAGQVISAQVKNGKLESYIGYNANNFAWYNPSNGKMELFMYVKNGQMFMREAFINEAWLNSVVVTEYIKSGDYVPGKSGFLIDGKTSNIEMNKGTFRGELDIGTNKTGAHTVITNERIAVYGAQGEIRIEIGKIEGR, from the coding sequence ATGGGTGGTAATGGTGGATTAATTACAAAAGTGGTTGGCGCTGGGTTGATGATCGCAGGGTTATTCAATGGTGGGATCACCGCACCACTGGGCATTGCGTTAATGTCGGCAGGTATTGCAGTTCAAGTTGCCGGCTCTTTAATATTCAAACCGAAAATTCCCTCAATGGACTATCGTGACACTAGCGAACGCAAGCAAATGTTACGCTCTCCTTCTGCGTCAGAAACCGTCATTGTTGGGAAAACCGTTGCTTCTGGATTACTTTTCTTTGCTGAAGAAGAACCAGGAGAACAAGAGGAAAATGAAAAAATCACACTGGCGCTTGCTTTGTCTGGGCATCCTATCGATAGGGTGGGAAAAATTTGGTTTGGTGATGATCTCATTGAGACTTTTGGTGACAAGGCTTCGTGGGAATTACATAACGATAGAAAAGATGCTGATCCCTTTATGCTAAAAAACTGCCCATCATGGAAAGAGGATATGATTGGGCGTGGTATGGCTTGGTTACGTGTGACACTCACATTTGACCAAGAAAAATTCCCTTATGGTTTACCCAATGTGAAATGTGAAATTTGGGGTAAAAAACTCTTTGATCCGCGCACAGGAAAAACAGAGTGGTCGAATAATGGTGCGTTAGTTATTCTTGATTATTATAGAGATTATTTAAAGGTTCCCGATAGCGATATTGATTTTGATAGCTTTAAACAATCAGCAGATTTATGTGATGAAAGCGTAAGTAATGCTGAAAATGGCTCTGAGCGTCGATACACATTAAATGGTGCTTATGATCTAAATGAAAGTCCATCAAGTGTATTGGAGGCAATGCATAAATGTATTAATGCAGAGCCTACATTTACAGCAGGAAAACACGGAATTCAAGTTGGTGCATATTATGGGCCAGCGCTGAAAACTATTACAGAATCACAACTCATTGATACCGTAACTTGTACTCCTGAAACGGGGCTAAAGGATGCCACAAATGCGGTGTATGGTACTTTTATTGACGCCGAGCAACTCTATACCAAGACAGACTTTACACCTGTCATTGTCAATGAATGGATAGAAGAGGATGGTTTAGAAATCAGGGAAAACGTTGATTACCGATTTGTTACTAGTCCTTATCAAGCACAACGATTAGCTCGACAATATTTGCGTAAAAAGAAAGCCGGTAGGCGCGTCCAATTGACGATGAATTTAGATGGCTATGCGTATCGCCCTGGTGAAGTTGTTTTATTAGATTTACCTTCTTTAAATATTAGTGGTCTTGAATTTCGCATTGCTGAATGGACTTTCCATGCTTTAGAAGGCGTCTCTCTGACATTAGAAGAAGATGGTGCTTATTTATATGAAGACGTCATTGGGAAACCCTTTGTTAGACCTCCATTCACTAAATTACCCACGGGTGGTGTACCAGCACCTATCAACCTAGCCTTTGTTCCTCTTGCTGTCACCGATATTGTTCAGGGATATATTTCATGGCAGAACGTGGCATCTGATATTCGTTATAACACCGTCAATATTCTTCAAAACGGTAAAGTTATTCAATCCATTCAAGTACCGGGTGAACGTGTTGATATTAACGGTTTAACTAGAGGCACTTATCGTGTCGAAGTGAGAGCGCTCAATGTTGCTGGCGCTATGTCCGCTCCTGCTATCAGTGATTTTGCTATTCAAGCACCACCTGCGCCGATTGGTGTTGAAATAACGTCGGGTATGTTCAGTTTAACAGCATCACCAATGCAGGGAGACTCTGCAGTTTTTGGTTACACATTTGAGTTTTGGTTTAGTGAAAAGAAACTCGTTAATCTCTCTGAAAATGAAGTGATCACCAAAACAAATAAAGTTGGCCAAGGAAATTTCTGGACGCAAGAGAATTTAAAAGCTGGCCACACGTATTATTTTTATGTTCGAACAATTAATAGTTATGGTAAATCACCTTTTGTGGAAGCTTCGGGTGTTCCTGTCTCATTACCATCAGATATCTTTGATGATTTAGATAATACGGTTAGAGAAACGGATGCGTTTAAAGAGCTGGATAAAAAACTCAACTGGAATTCTGAGTCTGTACTAATTCTTAGTAACACAAGTCACCGTAACTTCAGACAGCTACTAGTAAAACATGCCGAATCACAAGCCGGTATTAATGAACTATGGCAAGTCCGTGCTACTGACAATGAATCGTGGGCACAAACCGTTACTCAGCTCTATTCTTCAATTAATGATGCAGAGAACACGTTTAACTCTGAAATTAAAGAGGTCAAAACATCAATCTCTAAACTCGACCAGGCTTTTGGGCAGACGACAACTGAAATTAGAACGGAGATAACGACGACTAACAGTGCGACAAATCAACGTATTGATAGCACGAATAACAATTTAGCCGGTACCAACAAAAACCTCGGTATCACTAACCAGAATTTAGATAAAACTAATCAAAACCTCGACAAAACTAATCGCTCATTGCAACTGACAGACGAGGAGGTCGTGCGCGTCGCTGCGGATGTTGTGACAAACAAAGAGGCAATATCTAAAACTAATCAGGCAATGGCTAAATCTGAGGAGCAGGTACAGGCTCAATTCGGTAAACAGCAGGGCATGATTAACCAAAAAATGCAGGCTGAATTTAGTCAGACGGGTGACGGTGTTGTTACTCACTCCATTAATATCACGATTGTTCATGACAAAGTTAAATATAACGCAGCAGGGCAAGTGATTAGTGCTCAGGTTAAGAATGGAAAGTTGGAGTCTTATATCGGCTATAACGCTAATAATTTCGCATGGTACAACCCAAGTAACGGAAAAATGGAATTGTTCATGTACGTTAAAAATGGCCAGATGTTTATGCGTGAGGCTTTTATTAACGAGGCATGGTTAAATTCCGTTGTTGTTACCGAATATATTAAATCTGGCGATTATGTACCCGGGAAGAGTGGTTTTTTGATTGATGGTAAAACTAGCAATATTGAAATGAACAAAGGAACGTTCCGGGGGGAATTAGATATAGGAACAAATAAAACGGGTGCGCATACCGTTATCACCAATGAACGGATTGCGGTTTACGGTGCTCAAGGAGAAATTAGGATTGAAATAGGAAAAATAGAAGGGAGATAA
- the yejK gene encoding nucleoid-associated protein YejK, which yields MSLDISQLVLHQLIKRDEQTLEVVLRDSVLEIEPVVQEMIEELHRVYSAKNKAYGLFNEESELAQALRLQRKGEENFLGFSRAATVRLKDELAKYPFAEGGTVLFCHYRYLAVDYLLIAVLSSCNSMWVNDSLDVSSTRYLDIPHADIIARIDLTEWETAPDSLRYLTFLKGRVGRKVSDFFMDFLGAQEGLNAKVQNKGLLQAVDDFCEASEMDKQARQTCREQVYSYCNEQLQSGEEIALTELAEELPSLGDQNFVQFTEEKGYELADTFPADRSTLRQLMKYSGSGGGLTVNFDAKLLGERIFWDPATDTLTIKGTPPNLRDQLQRRASEK from the coding sequence ATGAGTCTAGATATTAGTCAGTTAGTCTTACATCAGCTTATCAAGCGAGATGAGCAGACATTAGAAGTTGTGTTACGCGATTCAGTATTAGAGATTGAACCTGTTGTTCAGGAAATGATTGAAGAGTTGCATCGTGTCTACAGTGCAAAAAATAAAGCTTATGGTCTGTTTAATGAAGAAAGTGAATTAGCGCAAGCATTACGTTTACAGCGCAAAGGTGAAGAAAACTTTTTAGGTTTTTCGCGTGCAGCCACAGTGAGATTAAAAGATGAATTAGCAAAATACCCCTTTGCAGAAGGGGGAACCGTTCTCTTTTGTCATTATCGTTATTTGGCGGTGGATTATCTTTTAATTGCTGTATTGAGTAGCTGCAATAGCATGTGGGTGAATGACAGTCTTGATGTTTCATCAACACGTTATCTAGATATTCCTCATGCAGATATTATTGCTCGTATTGATTTAACTGAATGGGAAACGGCTCCAGATTCTCTGCGCTATTTAACTTTCTTAAAAGGTCGAGTAGGACGCAAAGTCTCTGACTTTTTTATGGACTTTTTAGGTGCTCAAGAAGGTTTAAACGCTAAAGTTCAAAACAAAGGTTTATTACAAGCTGTTGATGACTTTTGTGAAGCTTCCGAAATGGATAAGCAAGCACGTCAGACTTGTCGCGAACAAGTATATAGCTACTGTAATGAGCAATTACAATCTGGTGAAGAAATTGCCTTAACCGAGCTTGCTGAAGAATTACCATCTTTGGGTGATCAAAACTTTGTTCAATTTACCGAAGAGAAGGGCTATGAATTAGCTGATACTTTTCCAGCTGATCGCAGTACCTTACGTCAATTAATGAAATATTCTGGTAGTGGCGGTGGATTAACTGTTAATTTTGATGCGAAATTATTGGGTGAAAGAATATTCTGGGATCCTGCAACAGATACACTCACGATCAAAGGTACTCCACCTAATTTACGTGATCAATTACAGCGTAGAGCATCAGAAAAATAA
- a CDS encoding YebO family protein has translation MDPFFIVYIILLIISIVFWFFLNRASVRADRVVELLEAIDKKNGRQVELLTALLESSTISLNDEEKEQLITDYFHEAKLVAENLILSDGQLNEDSVIKFAKFGNKYIEKEQEKGKDVNDSIVSFTMLKNQKFSVLSPKDRKNANELYKNNINFS, from the coding sequence ATGGACCCATTCTTTATTGTGTATATCATTCTTTTAATAATCTCCATTGTATTTTGGTTTTTCTTAAATAGAGCTAGTGTCAGAGCCGATAGAGTTGTGGAATTACTAGAAGCAATTGATAAAAAGAACGGCAGGCAAGTTGAATTATTAACAGCTTTATTAGAGTCATCCACTATTTCACTAAATGATGAAGAAAAAGAGCAGTTAATTACGGACTACTTCCATGAAGCTAAACTAGTTGCTGAAAACCTGATACTAAGTGATGGGCAACTAAATGAAGATAGCGTTATAAAATTTGCTAAATTTGGCAACAAATACATAGAAAAAGAACAAGAAAAAGGTAAGGATGTAAATGATAGTATTGTTTCTTTTACAATGTTAAAAAATCAAAAGTTTTCAGTTCTATCGCCTAAGGATAGAAAGAATGCAAATGAGTTATATAAAAACAACATAAATTTCTCATAA
- a CDS encoding DUF6950 family protein, with protein MRQPNWTLQLPETIRAAMSRPFSWGEFDCCIFASECIYAQCGFSPIKLFLGQYKTKAEAFNLIKSKFGSLDKAVSHYFKSISVDSVQRGDLVMFKGDDGDSMAVVWAGNYWGVTSIGVRPVQINPIKAWRVE; from the coding sequence ATGAGACAACCAAACTGGACACTCCAGTTACCAGAAACCATAAGGGCGGCCATGAGTCGCCCTTTTTCATGGGGTGAATTTGATTGTTGTATTTTTGCCTCTGAATGTATTTACGCACAATGTGGTTTCTCTCCAATAAAACTCTTTCTTGGGCAATACAAAACCAAAGCAGAAGCCTTCAACCTTATCAAATCTAAATTTGGATCACTTGATAAAGCGGTTTCCCACTACTTTAAATCTATTTCTGTTGATTCTGTACAGCGTGGGGATCTTGTCATGTTCAAGGGTGATGACGGGGACAGCATGGCCGTAGTATGGGCGGGTAATTATTGGGGAGTTACTTCTATTGGTGTTAGACCCGTGCAAATTAACCCTATCAAAGCGTGGAGAGTAGAATAA